In the Candidatus Electrothrix sp. GW3-4 genome, one interval contains:
- a CDS encoding ASKHA domain-containing protein gives MLKTIPLVALIRVEAVQPSLHDNTADLDRLKAALTESLPAQLRSCSVHIPFACIVEIAASFRAADFTGYVIVHYEHDHLVLVDFVAEPPKSLPVLALDLGSTHLEATLLDCLTGDTLARGAALNRQVTHGADILTRIHFAERKDEGGKGLALLQEAVIVSINGLLDELCQEAEVKAQDVQAVAVSGNTTMVHLLLGISPRHICREPYIPLVNAPDPFLAQEIGLKLHKQATVRVLPGRGSYFGGDLISGILATGLDQAEETCMLIDVGTNAEVVMGNSEWLIACAGAAGPALEGGVARMGMRAASGAVEHVAIDRNTWQLDWRSINETPPLGLCGSGLIDLVAELYLARIVDLRGKFQSTFPGQPAAQRRFVKEHLLEMGGEQVFLVVAAGEAGNAEPVVLSQLDLDAMMRSKAAMYAILVTLINQVGLEFSDLARIAVAGAFGKHIDPQQAITLGMLPDLPLTTFEPVGNSSLRGAEMILLDHTAFARSLEIARKITYIELNVNQEFMIRFSGSRFIPHTDPELFPSVPSFR, from the coding sequence TTGCTGAAAACAATACCCTTGGTAGCCCTTATTCGGGTGGAAGCGGTCCAACCGAGCCTGCATGATAACACGGCTGACCTTGATCGATTGAAGGCGGCGCTGACTGAATCGCTGCCAGCGCAATTGCGCAGTTGTTCGGTCCATATTCCCTTTGCCTGTATAGTCGAAATTGCGGCCTCGTTCAGGGCTGCTGATTTTACGGGCTATGTAATAGTCCACTATGAGCATGATCACCTTGTTCTGGTTGACTTTGTTGCAGAACCACCGAAATCTCTGCCCGTTTTGGCCCTTGATCTCGGGTCCACCCATTTGGAGGCAACCCTGCTGGATTGCTTAACTGGAGATACCCTGGCCCGTGGTGCTGCCCTCAATCGTCAGGTGACTCATGGAGCAGACATCCTCACTCGAATTCACTTTGCCGAGCGAAAGGATGAAGGAGGGAAGGGGCTTGCTCTGCTTCAGGAGGCGGTTATCGTCTCCATTAATGGATTGCTTGATGAGCTCTGTCAGGAGGCAGAGGTCAAAGCGCAGGATGTGCAGGCCGTGGCTGTCTCTGGCAATACCACTATGGTGCATCTCCTGCTCGGGATCAGTCCACGGCATATTTGCCGGGAGCCCTACATCCCCTTGGTCAATGCCCCTGATCCTTTCTTGGCCCAGGAGATCGGCCTAAAGCTCCATAAACAGGCAACGGTCCGGGTCTTGCCGGGGCGGGGCAGTTATTTTGGTGGCGACCTGATCTCCGGTATCCTGGCGACGGGGCTTGATCAGGCAGAGGAGACCTGCATGCTCATTGATGTGGGCACCAATGCCGAGGTGGTCATGGGCAATAGCGAGTGGCTGATCGCCTGTGCCGGGGCTGCGGGGCCAGCCCTGGAGGGCGGGGTGGCCCGGATGGGGATGCGAGCTGCCAGCGGGGCTGTCGAGCATGTGGCCATTGATCGGAATACTTGGCAGCTCGATTGGCGCAGTATCAATGAGACCCCCCCTCTGGGGCTCTGCGGTTCCGGGTTGATTGATTTGGTGGCAGAGCTCTATCTCGCCCGCATTGTTGATCTGCGGGGGAAGTTTCAGTCGACCTTTCCGGGCCAGCCAGCAGCGCAGAGACGTTTTGTTAAGGAGCATCTGCTGGAGATGGGCGGTGAACAGGTCTTTTTGGTGGTTGCTGCCGGGGAGGCGGGGAATGCGGAGCCAGTGGTGCTCAGTCAGCTTGACCTGGATGCTATGATGCGCTCCAAAGCGGCCATGTACGCAATTTTAGTGACCCTGATCAATCAGGTTGGCTTGGAATTCAGCGATCTGGCCCGAATTGCTGTGGCCGGTGCCTTTGGCAAGCATATTGATCCCCAACAGGCCATTACCTTGGGCATGCTGCCGGACCTCCCTTTGACCACCTTTGAGCCGGTGGGCAACAGCTCTCTGCGCGGAGCCGAGATGATCCTGCTTGATCATACAGCCTTTGCCCGCTCTTTGGAGATTGCTCGTAAGATCACCTATATTGAGCTGAATGTAAACCAAGAATTCATGATCCGTTTTTCCGGTTCTCGCTTTATCCCCCATACCGATCCAGAGTTGTTCCCTTCTGTGCCAAGTTTTCGCTAG
- a CDS encoding LptF/LptG family permease, with product MNLLTRYILLQFFKNIMMLILSFIAIYLLIDFFEKIDNFMEKGKSMALVGKFFLLSIPFIVEQMGPVCILLAGVVTFGVLNHSNELIALKSCGIPLKKIAAPIIAGGMVATLLLLSLSQFVLPRTVSQTNRIWNKEVKGRVSLGIYRNGRYYYQGNDHFYSFARPDPNQNIFPFFSYASWNSRYELTALVSSEHASWKDGAWTLENGQVQYAKGKDIFKTEVFRERSFNFSETPGDFFIPQYRSNELSLAELYRDALHQEAPEECTMAWANFYGRISYILLGIPLLLLGLPMLLMVYRKWGRDLSLAIPVSCGLAFVCWGCWGTLQSLAKTGYIPPLAAAIFIHIAVGLLGFTLLFREDT from the coding sequence GTGAATCTGCTAACACGTTATATCCTGCTTCAATTCTTCAAAAATATCATGATGCTCATCCTGAGCTTCATTGCCATCTACCTGCTCATTGATTTTTTTGAAAAGATCGACAATTTCATGGAAAAGGGCAAATCCATGGCCCTGGTGGGCAAGTTCTTCCTGCTTTCCATCCCCTTTATTGTTGAACAGATGGGCCCGGTCTGTATCCTCTTGGCCGGAGTCGTGACCTTTGGGGTGCTCAATCATTCCAACGAGCTGATTGCACTCAAATCCTGTGGTATTCCCTTAAAAAAAATTGCTGCCCCGATCATTGCTGGTGGCATGGTCGCGACCCTGCTCCTCCTCTCCTTATCACAATTCGTCCTGCCAAGGACGGTCTCACAGACCAACAGGATATGGAATAAAGAGGTCAAAGGAAGGGTCTCTCTGGGCATCTATCGTAACGGTCGCTATTATTATCAGGGCAATGATCATTTTTACTCCTTTGCCCGCCCAGACCCAAACCAGAATATCTTTCCCTTTTTCTCCTATGCTTCCTGGAACAGCCGCTACGAGCTGACCGCCCTGGTCTCCTCTGAGCATGCCTCCTGGAAGGATGGCGCTTGGACCCTGGAAAACGGGCAGGTGCAATACGCCAAGGGAAAAGATATTTTTAAAACAGAGGTCTTTAGGGAACGCAGCTTTAACTTTAGCGAAACACCAGGCGATTTCTTTATCCCGCAGTATCGGAGTAACGAGCTCTCGTTAGCAGAACTGTACCGCGATGCCCTCCATCAGGAAGCGCCGGAAGAATGCACCATGGCCTGGGCCAATTTTTATGGCCGAATCTCCTATATACTCCTAGGGATACCTCTGCTTCTGCTTGGTCTGCCTATGTTATTGATGGTCTACCGCAAATGGGGCCGCGACCTTTCCTTGGCCATACCAGTCAGTTGCGGACTGGCCTTTGTCTGCTGGGGATGCTGGGGAACCCTGCAATCGCTCGCCAAAACCGGATATATTCCTCCCCTTGCAGCGGCCATCTTCATCCATATCGCCGTGGGATTATTGGGTTTTACCTTGCTATTTCGAGAGGATACCTGA
- a CDS encoding ATPase, translated as MLLADFGTSYTKLLTRDGEDNKPRIIPTRELAPTFMADLATGHNAKRRGRESINELIALAKGGRRLIIEPDAVLLDCGSRDIKFIRYQGGEVADMGWNAECGASMGFTIELLQSYYQIDYSTVPIPDTGFSVTCGVLGMSNIFDAVVTGSSETEAVAKFVRGIARNAFRFAGSPDKLYLSGGLCDNPLFLGCFPCEVVPLGRFVLLNGLLGHLRSKEDISSPQ; from the coding sequence ATGTTGCTGGCTGATTTCGGGACCTCGTACACCAAACTTCTGACAAGGGATGGGGAGGACAACAAACCACGTATTATTCCTACCCGTGAACTTGCCCCCACCTTCATGGCCGATCTCGCCACCGGTCATAACGCCAAGCGACGCGGCAGGGAATCTATAAATGAACTCATTGCCTTGGCCAAAGGTGGTCGTCGTTTGATTATAGAGCCGGACGCCGTCCTCCTTGACTGCGGGAGTCGGGATATCAAGTTTATTCGTTACCAGGGGGGGGAAGTAGCGGACATGGGCTGGAATGCAGAATGTGGGGCCTCAATGGGCTTTACCATTGAATTGCTGCAATCCTATTACCAAATTGATTACAGCACAGTGCCTATCCCGGACACGGGATTCTCCGTCACCTGTGGGGTCCTTGGCATGAGCAATATCTTTGATGCGGTGGTGACAGGAAGTTCAGAGACCGAGGCGGTGGCCAAATTTGTCCGGGGCATTGCCCGTAATGCCTTCCGCTTTGCCGGTTCCCCGGATAAACTCTATCTCTCCGGTGGCCTCTGCGATAACCCGCTCTTTCTCGGCTGCTTTCCCTGTGAGGTCGTTCCTCTGGGCAGATTTGTCCTGCTGAACGGCCTCCTGGGGCATCTGAGAAGCAAAGAAGATATCTCCTCACCCCAGTAA
- the mltG gene encoding endolytic transglycosylase MltG, with amino-acid sequence MRSFCSFFFLFVFLISLAVGGWFAAYVFTPFPGVEETIIDIPKGAGVRQIQTILAQEEIIAGDIRFLILARLFHVIEHPPRLRAGEFEVPQGLTPLEVIRFLDTAQPVRHLVTVPEGKRMTEIAAIFAEDNWVDQEIFLQLCQDAAFLKELGIQAGSLEGYLFPETYTLVRGEMNEKKLIRMMVQRFWAVWDEVAATTKGGRNKTGSKKKYSRHQLLTLASIVEKETGSAGERDVIAGVFYNRLKKGMRLQSDPTTIYGIKDFNGNLTRADLQRRTPYNTYVISGLPAGPICNPGAAAIKAVLSPAKVSYLYFVSRNDGSHHFSRTLKEHNRAVYTFQKRRRSK; translated from the coding sequence ATGCGTTCATTCTGCTCTTTTTTCTTTTTATTTGTTTTTCTTATTTCCCTGGCAGTCGGTGGTTGGTTTGCTGCGTATGTCTTTACGCCTTTTCCTGGTGTGGAAGAAACCATCATTGATATTCCTAAAGGAGCTGGTGTCCGCCAGATCCAGACTATCCTTGCCCAGGAAGAGATCATTGCTGGCGATATTCGTTTTCTGATCCTGGCCCGGCTCTTTCATGTAATTGAGCATCCACCGCGCCTGCGGGCCGGTGAGTTTGAGGTGCCCCAGGGCCTGACGCCGTTGGAGGTGATTCGTTTCCTGGATACAGCCCAGCCAGTCCGCCACCTGGTCACCGTACCGGAAGGAAAAAGGATGACAGAGATCGCTGCCATCTTTGCTGAAGATAATTGGGTGGATCAGGAGATCTTTCTCCAGCTTTGTCAGGATGCAGCCTTTTTGAAAGAGCTGGGAATACAAGCAGGCTCTCTGGAGGGCTACCTCTTTCCAGAGACCTACACCCTGGTTCGCGGTGAGATGAATGAAAAAAAACTTATCAGGATGATGGTGCAACGCTTTTGGGCTGTTTGGGATGAGGTGGCGGCGACCACCAAAGGAGGGCGAAACAAAACAGGATCAAAGAAGAAGTATAGTCGGCATCAGCTCCTGACCCTGGCTTCCATCGTGGAAAAGGAAACCGGTTCAGCCGGGGAGCGGGATGTCATTGCTGGTGTGTTCTATAATCGTCTCAAAAAGGGGATGCGGCTCCAGTCTGATCCCACCACCATTTACGGCATAAAGGATTTTAACGGCAACCTGACCAGAGCCGACCTCCAACGCAGGACCCCTTATAATACCTATGTTATTTCCGGCCTGCCTGCTGGCCCCATCTGTAATCCTGGAGCAGCGGCCATCAAGGCGGTTTTGTCCCCGGCCAAAGTCTCTTACCTTTATTTTGTCTCTCGCAATGACGGCAGTCATCATTTTTCCAGGACGCTGAAAGAGCATAACCGGGCGGTGTACACTTTTCAGAAGCGGCGGCGGAGCAAGTAG
- a CDS encoding cobyric acid synthase — MTSKYSGHGGNIRRIAVRQGCLPEEVLDFSANINPLGPPDYLWNMLAARMPDIVHYPDPESADLVQALAHQYRLPGQQILPGNGTSDLLYAALRAFADKKIQRALIPVPAYIDYRQACEQAGVEVKAIPLSAKHDFQPDLAQISALLQPGDLLILGQPNNPTGRMNDREALLALADQHREVLFLLDEAFAGFVAGYTSLAGCRDNIITLCSLTKLFAVPGLRLGFLAASEELCDAIRGQLAPWSVNALAQVAGKTMIGDAEYIQRTQEIVRENREVLCRGLAKISALKVIPGVADFLLVQLKDKLTAPELADRLLQQVKIAIRVCANYEGLDEGYFRVAVRSVEENRQLLAALQQILLQDDRKTIASLKRNKTPSLMLLGTGSDVGKSVLVAGLCRILLQDGVRVAPFKAQNMSLNSYVTRDGGEMGRAQVVQAQACRLDPDVRMNPVLLKPSSDVGSQIIVHGKPVGNMRVADYVCYKEEAWQEVCRTYDALAADFDCIILEGAGSPGEVNLKSHDIVNMRMAQYSQSPALLVGDIDRGGVYASFIGHVAVMAPWERQLLAGFLVNRFRGDASLLADAHSFVEQRTGKPVLGVVPWLSNLGLPQEDSVSFKAGLYDSAEPAGEHVEIALIDLPHISNFTDLEPLLEEKDVWLRTVCRIDELGTPDGVILPGSKNVVADLAWLAQTGLDRAICRLAGQGCQITGICGGFQILGKTVADPHGIEGEPGTLLHGLGLLDLVTELAADKTLTRREGQHLPSGQPVHGYEIHHGQTGSNKNSRITGDGGGGIASKPLLTFADGASCGSADRTGRVWGSYLHGIFDSDPFRRWFINDLRARKGFPLLKEQGAKYDLEPALDRLAGVLRQEVDMDAVYRLLGI, encoded by the coding sequence ATGACGAGTAAGTATAGCGGTCATGGTGGTAATATCAGGAGGATAGCGGTTAGGCAGGGATGTTTGCCGGAAGAGGTTCTTGATTTTAGTGCCAATATTAACCCACTCGGTCCGCCTGACTATCTCTGGAACATGCTGGCGGCGCGCATGCCGGATATTGTCCATTATCCTGATCCAGAGTCAGCGGATCTGGTGCAGGCCCTTGCTCACCAGTATCGATTGCCTGGGCAACAGATCCTGCCCGGCAACGGTACCTCGGATCTGCTCTACGCAGCGCTTCGTGCTTTTGCGGATAAAAAGATACAGCGGGCACTCATACCGGTGCCTGCCTATATTGATTATCGTCAGGCCTGTGAGCAGGCTGGAGTGGAGGTCAAGGCGATACCGCTGTCAGCAAAGCATGATTTTCAACCGGATCTGGCGCAGATCTCTGCTTTGCTTCAGCCAGGAGATCTGCTGATCCTGGGCCAGCCCAATAATCCCACCGGCAGGATGAACGACCGGGAAGCCTTGCTGGCCCTGGCAGACCAACACCGGGAAGTCCTCTTTCTTCTGGATGAGGCCTTTGCCGGTTTTGTTGCGGGCTATACTTCTCTGGCAGGATGCCGGGACAATATCATTACCCTTTGCTCTCTGACCAAGCTCTTTGCTGTTCCTGGCTTGCGCCTTGGATTCCTGGCTGCCTCTGAGGAACTTTGTGATGCGATAAGGGGGCAGCTTGCTCCGTGGTCGGTGAATGCCTTGGCCCAGGTCGCTGGTAAGACCATGATTGGTGATGCCGAGTATATTCAAAGAACCCAGGAGATCGTTCGAGAGAATCGAGAGGTCTTATGCCGGGGTCTGGCGAAAATTTCTGCACTCAAGGTGATTCCAGGAGTAGCCGATTTTCTTTTGGTTCAGCTGAAGGACAAGCTGACAGCCCCTGAGTTGGCAGATCGGCTTTTACAGCAGGTCAAGATCGCCATTCGGGTCTGTGCCAATTACGAGGGCCTGGATGAAGGCTATTTTCGGGTGGCAGTGCGCTCAGTAGAGGAAAACAGGCAGTTGTTGGCTGCGTTGCAACAGATCCTCTTGCAGGATGATCGGAAAACCATCGCAAGTCTGAAGCGTAATAAGACACCCTCGCTGATGCTGCTTGGCACAGGCTCGGATGTGGGTAAGAGCGTGCTGGTGGCCGGGCTCTGTCGGATCCTCTTGCAGGACGGAGTGCGGGTGGCGCCCTTTAAGGCCCAGAATATGTCCCTGAATTCCTACGTAACCAGGGATGGCGGCGAGATGGGCCGTGCTCAGGTCGTGCAGGCCCAGGCCTGTCGTCTTGATCCGGATGTACGCATGAATCCTGTGCTCCTGAAACCATCTTCCGACGTGGGGAGCCAGATCATTGTCCACGGAAAACCTGTCGGCAATATGCGGGTGGCGGATTATGTCTGCTATAAGGAAGAGGCTTGGCAGGAGGTCTGCCGGACATATGACGCATTGGCAGCGGATTTCGACTGCATTATTCTCGAAGGAGCAGGGAGTCCAGGGGAGGTTAACCTGAAATCCCATGATATCGTCAATATGCGCATGGCCCAATACAGTCAGTCTCCGGCCCTGTTGGTGGGTGATATTGATCGGGGTGGTGTCTATGCCTCTTTTATCGGGCATGTGGCTGTGATGGCCCCTTGGGAGCGGCAATTACTGGCTGGCTTTCTGGTCAACCGCTTCCGGGGTGATGCCTCTCTGCTGGCAGATGCTCATTCCTTTGTCGAACAACGGACAGGCAAGCCGGTGCTTGGAGTGGTTCCCTGGCTCAGCAACTTGGGCCTGCCCCAGGAGGACTCGGTGAGCTTCAAGGCGGGCCTTTATGATAGTGCAGAGCCTGCGGGTGAACATGTCGAGATAGCCCTGATTGATCTCCCCCATATCTCCAATTTCACCGATCTGGAGCCGCTGCTGGAGGAAAAAGATGTCTGGCTACGTACCGTGTGCCGGATCGATGAGCTGGGCACACCGGATGGCGTGATCCTGCCCGGTTCCAAGAATGTGGTTGCGGACCTGGCCTGGCTTGCCCAAACCGGCCTGGACAGGGCCATCTGCCGCCTGGCTGGGCAGGGATGCCAGATAACAGGGATCTGTGGGGGCTTCCAGATACTGGGCAAAACGGTGGCTGATCCGCACGGAATTGAAGGTGAACCCGGTACCCTGCTGCACGGCTTGGGCCTGCTGGATCTGGTCACAGAACTTGCTGCGGATAAGACCCTGACCCGCCGGGAAGGGCAGCATCTTCCGTCTGGTCAGCCGGTGCATGGCTATGAGATTCATCATGGGCAAACTGGCAGCAACAAGAACAGCAGAATAACAGGGGATGGCGGGGGCGGTATCGCATCGAAACCCCTGCTGACCTTTGCCGATGGAGCTTCCTGCGGATCCGCAGACCGGACCGGTCGGGTCTGGGGCAGCTATCTGCACGGTATCTTTGACTCTGACCCCTTTCGTCGTTGGTTCATCAATGATTTGCGGGCAAGAAAGGGGTTTCCGCTGTTGAAAGAGCAAGGCGCCAAGTACGATTTGGAACCGGCCTTGGATCGGTTGGCTGGGGTGCTCCGCCAGGAGGTCGATATGGATGCGGTGTATCGATTGTTGGGGATCTGA
- the cobS gene encoding adenosylcobinamide-GDP ribazoletransferase has protein sequence MRLLNRRSSGNRRRKKTARLQRKGPEQKRSSEPRTHQPLNRGLITLIGSFVAALRFLSIIPISGSFGTSEDELARAVPFFPLVGLLFACIVLPLTWCLSLLLPPAVTAVLTVLLLLSFSGGLHLDGLADTADGFFSARPRERMLEIMRDSATGAMGVIALILLLSLKIVCLATMNNQLLVAVFLMPIAGRMAILLLMALLPYARQEGGLGSLFQDSFHTHHARLQALAILLVFTGIAWAAAGPLGLLAAFAVLLMTALFALFCRQKIGGVTGDTLGAACELAEAVVALVFVLKQGGAI, from the coding sequence ATGAGACTGTTGAACAGGCGCAGCTCCGGCAACAGGCGCAGAAAAAAAACAGCGCGGCTGCAGAGAAAAGGTCCTGAACAGAAGAGAAGTTCTGAGCCAAGGACCCATCAGCCGTTGAACAGGGGCCTTATTACGCTGATAGGTTCCTTTGTCGCGGCCCTGCGTTTCCTCTCCATCATTCCCATTTCCGGCAGCTTTGGTACCAGTGAGGATGAATTGGCCCGGGCAGTGCCTTTTTTCCCCTTAGTTGGCCTGCTCTTTGCCTGTATTGTCCTGCCCTTGACCTGGTGCCTGAGCTTGCTCCTGCCGCCTGCGGTGACAGCTGTCCTGACCGTTTTGCTCTTGCTCTCCTTTTCCGGCGGGCTCCATCTGGATGGCTTGGCCGATACCGCCGATGGTTTTTTCAGTGCCCGCCCCAGAGAGCGGATGCTGGAGATCATGCGGGATTCAGCCACCGGCGCTATGGGGGTGATCGCCCTCATCCTCCTTCTCTCCCTCAAGATCGTCTGTCTGGCTACCATGAATAATCAGTTGCTCGTTGCTGTGTTCCTGATGCCCATTGCCGGGCGCATGGCCATCCTGCTGCTCATGGCTCTGTTACCCTATGCGCGACAGGAAGGCGGGTTGGGCAGCCTGTTTCAAGATTCGTTTCATACACACCACGCTCGACTTCAGGCCTTAGCTATCCTGCTGGTCTTCACCGGTATTGCCTGGGCAGCGGCAGGCCCTTTGGGGCTTCTGGCGGCCTTTGCTGTGCTGCTCATGACGGCCCTGTTTGCCCTTTTCTGTCGGCAGAAGATCGGTGGGGTAACTGGGGATACCCTGGGGGCTGCCTGCGAGCTGGCCGAAGCCGTGGTTGCCCTTGTCTTTGTCCTCAAGCAGGGGGGGGCCATATGA
- the cobT gene encoding nicotinate-nucleotide--dimethylbenzimidazole phosphoribosyltransferase, translating into MPTTYKPNRSDHVDYLEATFRKIFPQDSEYRDKATARLEQLTMPHWALGDLMDLAVDLAGMTRSMHPPVKRKRVVVMVGDHGVTAEGVSKYPSEVTAQMVYNFVNGGAGINALARQAGAEVSVVDMGCSEDLSDLVKQGKIISKKIAAGTENMVHGPAMTRTQAVLAVEAGVEVADAMAAEVDIFATGDMGIGNTTASTAIIAAMTDKSLDELTGRGTGLDNDQLDHKKEILARVLQMNKPDAEDGLDVLAKVGGYEIGGIAGLIIGAAAHQKPILVDGFISTAGALIACKLEPFVRDYIICAHRSVEQGHVVMQEKIGCKPLLDLNLRLGEGTGAALAFNVVEAAVAVLTEVATFADAGVTGTPAE; encoded by the coding sequence ATGCCGACAACATATAAACCCAACAGATCCGATCACGTCGATTATCTTGAAGCCACCTTCCGTAAAATTTTTCCCCAGGACAGCGAATACCGGGACAAGGCCACAGCCCGACTTGAGCAGTTGACTATGCCCCATTGGGCCTTGGGCGATCTTATGGATCTGGCGGTGGATTTGGCTGGGATGACCCGTTCCATGCATCCCCCGGTGAAGCGAAAAAGGGTGGTGGTTATGGTGGGAGATCACGGGGTCACCGCTGAAGGGGTGTCTAAATATCCCTCCGAGGTCACGGCCCAGATGGTCTATAATTTTGTCAATGGCGGGGCAGGGATCAATGCCTTGGCCCGGCAGGCCGGGGCCGAGGTCTCTGTGGTGGATATGGGCTGTAGCGAGGATCTGTCTGATCTGGTAAAGCAGGGAAAAATCATTTCCAAAAAGATCGCTGCTGGCACCGAGAATATGGTCCATGGACCAGCCATGACCCGCACCCAGGCGGTGCTGGCCGTAGAGGCGGGTGTTGAGGTGGCCGATGCAATGGCAGCAGAGGTGGATATCTTTGCCACCGGAGATATGGGCATCGGGAATACCACCGCCAGTACGGCAATTATCGCCGCTATGACGGATAAAAGCCTGGATGAGCTGACTGGCCGGGGAACCGGCCTTGATAATGATCAGCTGGACCATAAAAAAGAGATCCTTGCCCGGGTCCTGCAAATGAATAAACCCGATGCCGAGGATGGCCTGGACGTCTTGGCCAAGGTGGGCGGCTATGAGATAGGTGGTATTGCTGGCCTCATTATCGGGGCGGCTGCCCATCAAAAGCCCATTCTGGTGGATGGTTTTATTTCCACTGCTGGTGCCTTGATTGCCTGCAAGCTGGAACCCTTTGTCCGGGATTATATCATCTGTGCCCATCGCTCAGTAGAACAGGGGCATGTGGTGATGCAGGAGAAAATCGGCTGCAAACCGTTGCTGGATCTTAACCTTCGCCTGGGCGAGGGCACCGGGGCAGCCCTGGCCTTCAACGTGGTTGAGGCTGCTGTGGCTGTACTCACCGAGGTGGCCACCTTTGCCGATGCCGGAGTAACCGGAACGCCTGCCGAATGA
- the cobU gene encoding bifunctional adenosylcobinamide kinase/adenosylcobinamide-phosphate guanylyltransferase: MVTLITGGSRSGKSAFAQQQAEQIDAPRLFIATCPRIDPEMDERIHRHQQDREGLGWQTAEVPLRLAEELECTPPAGTTVLIDCLTLWINNLMYEAEQKEQEISEDQTTALVEELALAARQHQGQIFMVTNEVGLGIVPDNPQVRRYRDLVGRCNQVIAAFADQVFLVSCGIPMQLK, translated from the coding sequence ATGGTAACCCTCATTACCGGTGGCAGTCGTTCCGGCAAATCCGCCTTTGCCCAGCAACAGGCCGAGCAGATCGACGCCCCCCGCCTCTTCATTGCCACCTGCCCCCGTATCGATCCGGAAATGGACGAGCGCATCCACAGGCATCAGCAAGACCGGGAAGGTCTGGGCTGGCAGACCGCTGAGGTGCCGCTCCGCCTTGCTGAAGAGTTAGAGTGCACCCCCCCTGCCGGGACCACCGTGCTCATTGACTGCCTCACCCTCTGGATCAACAATCTGATGTATGAGGCAGAGCAGAAGGAACAGGAAATCAGTGAAGATCAAACGACCGCTTTAGTAGAAGAATTGGCCCTTGCTGCTCGTCAGCACCAGGGACAGATTTTTATGGTTACCAATGAGGTTGGACTGGGTATTGTCCCGGATAATCCCCAGGTTCGGCGCTACCGTGATCTGGTGGGACGCTGCAATCAGGTAATTGCTGCTTTTGCAGATCAGGTTTTTCTGGTAAGTTGCGGAATCCCGATGCAGTTAAAGTAA
- a CDS encoding YqgE/AlgH family protein, with translation MEDLSGHFLISTPQMPDPRFQEQVILLCAHNKEGAMGVVINRPNEEISMMEVLLSTHIPLPEGPLPPVYNGGPVEMEAGFILYSSDYEAGNSLKIAPTIYLSRESKLLEKISKGEGPEDYMFLLGYAGWGPGQLESELMDNSWLTVPGDMNVLFHTPDELKWKQAARRYGINISIFSDIVGNA, from the coding sequence ATGGAAGATTTGAGCGGACATTTCCTCATTTCAACACCGCAGATGCCTGATCCAAGATTTCAGGAACAGGTCATTTTGCTATGTGCACATAATAAAGAAGGTGCAATGGGGGTGGTCATTAATAGACCGAACGAGGAGATTTCCATGATGGAGGTGCTGCTCAGTACCCATATTCCTCTGCCCGAGGGGCCGTTGCCACCAGTCTATAACGGTGGCCCGGTGGAAATGGAGGCTGGCTTTATTCTCTACAGCTCGGATTACGAGGCTGGCAATTCCCTTAAGATTGCTCCTACTATTTATCTTTCCCGCGAATCAAAGCTGCTTGAGAAGATTTCTAAAGGCGAGGGACCAGAGGATTACATGTTTCTCTTGGGATATGCAGGTTGGGGGCCGGGTCAGTTAGAGTCTGAGCTCATGGATAACTCCTGGTTGACCGTGCCTGGTGATATGAATGTCCTGTTTCACACCCCGGATGAACTCAAGTGGAAGCAGGCCGCCCGTCGATACGGTATCAATATTTCTATCTTTAGCGATATTGTCGGCAATGCCTGA